The Magallana gigas chromosome 6, xbMagGiga1.1, whole genome shotgun sequence genome includes the window TTGAAGAAGCTGGAGGCCTGCTCATCCAGGTAAATTGTTTCATTCaatgtataaaatatgaataggtaaacttcaatatttgtttacttCTCTGGCAGTCAGTcctattttggtttttttttttttcagtgaaacttGTCTTAATATTCTGAACAGAATCTCATCAAAGTTTGTAGTTAATAAGTACATATTATGCATAGATGTgcatagattatttttcaaggaGTTATgccattttatttgattattttttgtagTAAATGCATACATAACCATTTATTTTGTGTAGCATTGTCAAGCTATGTGGGGGCTTGGGTTATTTGAGCTTAATCATATTCTTTCATATTGGTGACTTGCAGAACAAATCTAGAAGGCGTTCCCCCGGAGGAGTATATATTCACTTGCTGAAATCAGACAATACCATTTCAAAGGACAAAATCATTGATATATTTGCTAAAGAAGAGGAGGACTTCATTCACACAATGGAAGAAAGGAAACGGATAAGAAAAgaacaaaatcaaaagtaagCATTAAAGATAACTTTGTTTCTTTACACAGTGAAACTTCTCaatgtatgcatgtacatgtaattaccaAATTAGAACTTAAATGAAATTCTAAATGGTTATATGtcaataaagatttttaaaaacaaaacaattgatttttaacAGTTCCTGTAGAATCACAAAACGGGGAAATTTTATCTCAAGAAAACCTCCGCTTCTTTAGTACTTCTGTTTGTCTTACACCTCTACTCTTTATTTTTAGGAGAAAAGAGAGACGAAGACTAAGAAGACTACTACCTCAATCCAAGTTAATGCAGAAGGCTAAGGCCTCCATGGACACAGACAGCAGACCCAATGAcagagaaaaagaagaagaaaatgccATGGGGTCAGCAGAAAGTGAAAATGAAAGTGGAAATGAAAACTTGTCAAGTAGTGAACCTGAGGCCAACCTGGGTCAGTTTGAGGTCAATGAAAAAGATGTGGTGGAGATAGATATTGGAGTGGATGAGATGATCGATTAAGCTCCGTCTAGTGCTACTCACCGATTCTGTGGTATGTGTCATCTGGTTATGACAACTACGTATTCTGGATTTAATATACGTGAATTGGCAGGCCTGGTACCTGGCCAGTGATGGAGAAACCTGACTGAAGAGCACTCAGTATATGATGCTCTGAACTTATCTTTGTGTTGATAACTGTATCTTAATCAGTGTATGTTGAGGTTTGTCTTCTTAATTGATAATTACACAGTAAAAAGACTTCACAGGACAGTTCTGCCAAGCAGATACCactttattcaaaaatgttaatgaatataTGCACTAAGTAATGTACTTTTTCAAGTCATcaacataaaataaaacttgcGCATGGTAACACTATACTTGTAATTTTTGGGTTGTGAGGGACATAGTCAGTTTTGAAAGGATATTCTGGTAATATACAGATTGccaaaaatcaaattcatattttttctgtatTGTGCAGGTGAATGAATAGTGATATTTACCAGTTCCTGCTAGAACTGTTGTATATCACAAGTTTACACTTCAGCCTAGAGTGAAGGATCCTGAGTGGTAGCTAAATTGTGAATTtctcgaaataaacaataatatcaagtataattttataaatagatttttcccccaaaatgggtcatctaacagcgtagcgcagtgggttagagctTTCACTACGGATCTTTAAGTCGGgagttcgaatcctgctggggatttttacctttccaaaaattgttaaaacatactttttggtcaaatattgtgaaatttgaaaattctaaactggtgaaagtatttcagtTATAATGttctttaatccacattaatatcgacagatgtcccatgtACCACCTTAATGGTGTTTTGTTATGAAGGAAGTTTTGTGGATCCAAAATGGTTCATCTCTGTAAAGGTCCTTGTTTAAAATGTGGGTCCTCTCTGATTTATTTGCAGTAAATCATCATGATTTCAAGTGAAGTTGTGTCAGATGAGGGTGACTGGTAAACTAAATATCTCTAAAAGAAAAGAGAAGAGGAAGTCCTCTGAGTCTTGAGCTTATCAgatttttaaagtatgaaaCTTATCAACTCGTGTGTACAATGCAGATGGATATATCACTTCAAAGTTGTCAAACTCATTGCTTGCAAGATGAGAAATTATTGATATCTTCTTCTAAGTGTGTTCCTTActtcataatttataaattttaaattttttttaatacttatcCAGATGCTTTACAAAGTTTGACACAATTGCCTAGGCAGGTCGTGATgagaaatgtataaaaaatggagatttatgtaaaaatttggaTCAGCAAGCTTCAGGCAGGTCAAACTTCATAAACTTCTTGcatgaaaaagttttgatcAAGGTCAGAAagttatgaaattgtttttaattttcccTTGTGCATTTTTACCCTTGTGCATTGTTTTTTGAAACTGTCTTGAAAAAATTTGTTGAACAGTACTGTCTCAGAAACTaagcaaaaatgaaagaaatagtgaagtcaaggtcatatggaaggtcaaggtcagaaCAATATGAACTTACCCATATGCATCTTTCTCtggattttgaagaaaatatataGGAACAGTATTTTTAAACTGAGCCAAATGCAATGGcttatttgaaacaaaacaacaatttaatTAACATAAAACAATCTTCAGACTTGGAGTCATTCTATTTGATACTGAAGTTcttaaattcatacaaaaattTGCAAAAGATTAGTGTCCTGTACTTATgacaaaatcaaaattcttGCTCTCAATGCATTTGTTTATGTTCTTGTACTCTTGGTTTTTCATCTGTCCCTGTGTTATGATATAAAAGAGGGACATGCACACAATTTTAGCTCAAgtttttaaattccattttaaagTCTCATGATTAAACTGTGCAATTTGAAATCTTTACCCAAATTTGACAGGGAAACACAGAGCTTATAAttgtttgttatgtaaacaaagtcagGCAATGTTTTTGCAAATAATGAACTGTTACAATAACAATATCTGATATTTACATTTGGTAAACCAATCAACATGTCATGTTAACAATTCTAgacattaaaaaacatttgaGCTCAAATTGGGTCTATTTTCCATGCATTTTTCACATACTGGTTCTTTTCAACAAACTAGAAAACCTGATGTTTTCatcatataatttattacacatttttttcattataacaaaacttttgtaCAGCCATCCAGCAGTAAGAGATAGAGCAGGGTTATTTCCCCTACATTGGGCAAACTTTAATAATTCCTTAATACAACAGTTGTGTAAACATGGataatttacaatttactttttatcaATACAGAGAAATCATTAAAAACCCAAGTTCAATGAATTTAATGGAATTAAAACACCAGTTGATGTTCAGGCACTTGACCAATCAAATAATGGAAAATTGTAAAGTTCAAATTTACCCAGtaattgaattgattttaattttgccCATTTTTACTGACAAAATAACAGGTATGAAAAAATTGATAGTAAGTCAATTACATTTCATCacagtaaaaaaaagaagaagaaattaaCAGACCACCATAACAAAGACATGTCAAGAAATGGCTTTAATAATATCTAATTCAAACAcattaattctaaataaaatgcaaatatcaATTTATCTACATGGAGTATaacatttggtaatatgatacTTATAACAACTAGCTACACATACATAACCCATACCCTCAGTCTATTCCCCTCAGTTACCTCCCCTTACTGTCGGAGGGCAGAGGGTTTTTCTTACTTCAAATATGAAATACCTAAACAATAGAATACTACCGACATATCTATCAACCAATCTAAAACACAACATTGGTAGAGCTCATTTTGTACTTCATATATATCAACACGACTGGTCCTAAACATTCTTAATATCCATCCACCATCTACCGTCTTCGGTCACATATTGGTACATGCACAGgaattattgagaaaaaagttgcAACAAAAAACCGGTTTTTGAAAACACTGATACAGTCTACAGGTATAACTTTGGTAAAACTTCTTCAAAATACTATCACTATACAAAGTTTATATCTTTTGGTCTTTCTAACAGAGTGAAGACTTTTCCTCATGTTTCTTTTTGGTTTGAGACAACCCTTATGATTCCTTTACCTTTGACCCCTTGATGGACGGATGATTGGATGGAATCGACCGAGATAAATAGCCCAAGACAGAGAAGATTCACTGGTGTAACATTATCCCTAAATCCCCTAACCTAGCTTAGGTTGTCTGTCAGCCCCCTCCCTTTGCTAAATCTGAACATTATTTGTGAGGTAAATACgtttttaataaacattcaaGAAAAACAGCTATATAAAAGAATGAATACGGTATTTATGTGATAAAGTTTTTACAATACCTGAAGGAAAATCTTAGTGATTTCCAGACATTatccacataaaaaaaaacttcatggATAAATACTAACAAGTGTACATGATGAatgcatacaaaataaattagatGTAACACTTTCCACAGTATAtgataaaaatgtaatattttttccctaacaaagaaaaaaaataatagaaatatagAACTACAGTATATTCATCTGATTAAATAACTTGACAAACATCAAATGAAGATAACATGAGAAATGGACACCCCTGGACTGTCATGCAAATGACGGCCAAGAGCAACGTGGaaaattgatatacatgaaCTATAGACATTACTTGAGCTTCTACTTGTGTGAGTCAAGTATCAATATTATTCTTCACAAATTGAGGTACATAATTAATTCCTAGTTTGGCACCCAACATCGGGTGATGTTGATACAAGTGAGCTTTATAACCTACAGGTAaacatattttctatatttttggcAAATGCATTTCCACAACTGAACTTGTATTCGATATCACAAGTTTGccattttttcataaatcacaAATCAAATCACAGTACAACAAATCTATCACATtgattaaacaaacaaaacaggAAATATGACTAGATCTTAAGCTCACTTTCCCTTTGTAAGAAGCCTTTACAAAGACAAGTAAAGTAATTGTCGCCCAAATTAGTATGCAGCTCTTTGCAGAGCACAAGAATTTTCAAActattttgatgtttaaagAGGAATATGGGACCAGTTGTGACTGACACTTGATGGGATAGTGTTTCTACAAtatttgtagattttattttaccaccataattttttgtttacaaagtaCTATATTCCGTATTCTTTTCTTAAAACAGTGCAAGCATTCACTCTGATATAATCACTAATGATGACGATAGCATCAGTTTTGGGCATCAACAAAAGGAAAGTTGGTCCTAATAATTCTTGAACATGTCACTATATAATTTCATATGTAACATCGTAGCACaattgtttgaattaaaaaatttgagaaaaaataaactataaactgatttaatattaaaaatttaacaatgaACAAGAGTATGCATACAACCAACTCTGGGACAAAGAGCTCACCTATAAACATGGAGTCTTGTCACAAAAGCAACAGAGACCAAGAATAACTTAACAATATAATACAAAGAATACACACGTCTCTTACAAGTCTTCTGATAAACCAATGTCTTACAGATGGTTGTCAAGACACCAATAGCACTCTGGCTGGGGTTTTGTTTGAACAAATACAACTATGAGATCTTTACAAAAATAGAGATGACTGCATGTTTGCTCCTGGGGGTTAGTGAAGAGGGGATCAGTACAAGTCAGTACTACTGTCCTTGGAACACCCTGCCACCCCGGGTGGTAACAGGTCCAGCTCGAGTCTTTATCTTCTGGCACTTGTGTCCATGTTCATACAAAAATGAGGTAAAAAGCAACGAGCTGTTCAGTCCACAGCAACCTGTGTCACGATGGGACACACTTGCTCATTTCACTCTGGTTCATATTGTTTCACATTGGTTCACACTCTCACTCAGACTAATTTTACTCTGGTTCACACTTTAGGCTTATACTCTGGTTTGTGAATTGGGTTACTATGGTTTACTCAGAACCAGACTTGCCAACCAGAACAGTGTTTTAATCATCATGATGCTTCATCTTCTGATTTTTCTTTCCAGTATCGATAATTCTCCTGTAGGTGGGCCATCAAATCAGGAATATCACAGAAATCTAAAAACCCAGTCAAAATAGTCAATACAAATGTACAAGTATCAGTTAAAGTCATTAACCcttttgttatattaaaaacCCAGTCgaaataataaatacaaatgtacaagtATCATTTAAAGTCATTAACCCTGTTGTTATACTAAAATCGAAGAAATGTTTGATGTAATTGAGATGGTAATGAGTTTGTAACATTTCAAAGACGAATTGCAAAACAACTTACAATCCCAGGCATCAAACATGTCATTGATGAAGAAGTCTATAAAACTGGTTTGTGATTTTGGTATACTGCAGGTTTTTCTATCAAATGCAGGCATAACCACAGGTAAGTTTCTTCTCTTTTCTTCATCAGTCTAAAAAACAGGTAAACAATGCCAAGTAATTCCACTGTAACATATTTATAAGTTTTAAGTCTTAGTACTGGTAAAATAAAGACATAACACTGCAGATTTCAACGTTTGTATAAATACACTGGGGTACTGACTTTTAATTCATGATTTATTTGTGATATTGAtacattagttttttttttttcatgtaccggtactgtacatgtataaagatacATTTGAAGTATGTGAGAAATGATGATTTCCTTTACTTTGGCTAAATGTTCTCTGTGTTTTGTGTACCTGTATGAAGTATTCCTCGGCGATGCGTTTGGCCCACTCTATACACATCTCCGTAGTTCTACACGGATTACTGACGTCTGCACACTTTATCAGCATGCGCTTAATCAGAGAGCGGTTTTCAGGGGTGGACAACTGGTTTATAATTGCCATGCTGTCGGGTGAGCCTGTCCCactctgaaaaaagaaataaatactaTCAATATCATCattgagagaaagagagagagagacagagagagagagagagaatgagagagagagagtttgtttatttttgaattacCATTGAAGAAGTTTCCTCTAGTTTCAGCGTGCTTTTGTTGACACAGCTGACAAACTTGTTGAGGTGTTCAAAGTGTTGCTTCATCTCTGTAGCCAGCACCATGTCAATAATGGTCTCCCTCAGGGGAGTGTACTCATCTCTTGTTaggtttttaaagatattgacaGAGTTGTCTTTCCATGATAATTGGAAGCCCAAGGCAGCATGATGGTTTTCAAGAACAGCTCTggaataacaaaatatacatttctGTAAATTTCACAATCAGCTTCATTTAGTCATCACTAACTTAAACAGCTTAGAAGAATATAAACATGTATCCCTAAAACAAATTAAGGTAATTATTAGAATATATACTGGtaactttgattaaaaaaaatattttcaaaaatagcaATATTTTATTCCATAAAATATCTGTAGCATACCTCATTCAGCACAATATACACCAAGCACCCCATTTTTTTTCTCCTCAATATTTTGGAATTACTCAACTCAGTTGTCGACTCAAATCCATAAAATACAAGTGAatgaatttatgataaaatCTCAGATTTGACACCATGAGGGTAGTTGAGAATACTATATGTATTAGTTAACGACACTGGGGCCTGTTATTAAAGTTTTGAGATGTCAATGATATCCCATGTATTTATAACAGATTTGTTGATTTGTCTTCACCTCTACCGGGCATTTAACTGAGCACAAAGTGGGTGTATGACTAGGATGTGCAAGGATCGAGACTTAATGGAATGGTATTAAAGGCCACATTTTAATGTCACCACTACTGGCTACACCTTATTATAACATGGCCGGTAAATGGTTTAAGAATGTTATTTAAGggcttatgaaattaaaacattgaTGGGGATaatattataaacatatatgACAATTCTATTAAATATGTACCGCTATACAGTGGTACTTCAAccattatgtatatatattaaggCAATTGATATATATTGTGTATGTATCACATTAATAACTTTAGACcaccattaaaaattaattattcttcaaaataattttgtttaaatgaattttgtttaacaacATTTGAAGTGATTGAATTTTAAACCTTGTgaatttaaccccccccccccccaaaaaacatCAAAGGGTGAATGTACTTAATGACCAAATGTCCATGGAGTTTTAGGAACGTGAAGcacaagatatacatgtatagacattAATGGACAGGGTTTGTACAGCCAATGCTATCATCTTATGATCTATTTCCCCCCCCTGACATGAAAGGTCATCAATATATTACAgcttaaatgtaaacaaagcttacTAACTGTCAAAATATGGACTTAAAAGATTTTGGTCGGGCAAGAAACAGGGTACTCAGCGATTTAGATAGACCAGCTGAGAGTtgctaaacaaaatatgtttccttttaCATGGTTAAAGTTCCAGGTTCAAATAAAAGCAGACTGGTAAATGGAAATCTAATGAAAAATGTGGGACAGTTTTTTGGTCATTTTCAGTTCCTTTAATTAATTAGAGACAGCCAAGGAGATTCTAGTGACACCCCTTTCCCTAAATCTTAATTTGTAGACGATATACAAGTAGCCAGACCACAATTACGGCTATTGACACATACACCTGTCATGTTGATTTCTACATCAGTCTTCCAACCAAAGTGGACTGTCACTTTCAGGCTAGAATAACATCTGACACAAACATAAGTCACTCTTACAGTGCTGTCGTATAGACAGGACTTACTGGTCATTGTACATGAGTGCCAGGGGATTCTTCTCATTGATTAGGAAGGCATTAGTGTAGCCAGGGTGGTCTACATCATGAATAATGGCAGCTATCAAACAAGCAACCTGGTCCATTTGGTCTAGTACAGcctacaaaaaaaacccaaatcaaCTTTTACAAAAAGGATTAATCATTTGCTAATTTTCTGGTGCATCAGCTTTTTCAAACTTTACCAACCAGTTGGCAATAAATAGGGATTTACATGAACATATAAATGTACTGTTACATGACTAATGAGAGAATACACTTCATGGAAatgtttcatattatttaatgtttataaaaggTATCAATTATCtgtatttacaaaaacatataCATAAAGTTGCTGGCTGTGTAAATTTTCtcaagttggggggggggggggggtgttttcatttcaattaaaaaaaaaacaagtttaattTATAGGCCTTGTATGtggaaatacaaaatatttggaatCCCCATAGTCAAGAAAGTAGCTATATAAACCCTAAAATTACATGACTGTCCTTTTGTTTTCCTCAAGTGAAACACAGTATTTTATCACTTCTAACTCCTATATGATGTctgcaaacatacatgtacatgtaatatattcaaacatttataaaacatttatctGAAAATGTCATGATAATATAGATACACATAAAGTGTATTAGTTACATAATGCTGTACTTTTGcagttttgaatttcaaataattctttaatttatcaatttacatttaaaacctTGAACTTCAAATAAATTGGATAGATTAATAAGCCTAGAAAATTTGGTATTACATGATGTTATCCATTAATGGACACTCTACACCTCTTTTTAATGACTCTCTTTCATGCGTTTTTCTAGATCTGGAAATAATTCCATGACTACTTCATTTGCAGATGTCCAGCGGCAATAAGCAGAGTTGACACTAACACAATCAGAAAAAGTCAATATCTCCCAGAATGAACTTACAATGTGGgaaggaaaaaaacccacatcaATACTGACCAATACAAAAGAAGCCTTTTCAACCCTTctccctttttttttcttttcagataaCTAGAGAAACACACATATCTAGTGCAAGATCAGAAAGGGTGCACTTCTTAGAGAGTAGGGCTCCATTCATCAGTCATGATCAATCTTAATAACAATTGGTGGAGAGTTTATGAAGTCACCTTTAAGTTCACCGAATTCATTAGCATGTGTTACATGACTTTGATGCTCATTCCTGAAGAGCACTTTTAACACTAAAACACCAATCTATCAACACCTGTGAATCTTTTaccttttttctcttttttttttttggtttaaacaCTCATATCTATTcaaaggtataaaaaaaaattcaacaacgAAAATTTTTCTAGGTAGTTGAGAACAAGCTGATCAGGttattgttcaataaaaattatcaattgaGAAATTATATTAAGTTAAAATTCTGCACCTGATTTCGTTCTCTTGTAAGAAAAAATGCTGTGGCATGAAGCACATCTGCAGCGTGTGTAGAGTTGTGGTAAGAATTTGTGGAATGATAGTTGGCCTCTATTAAGTTTAACCAGTTCATGACTGTCATTTCATCAACACGTAAAAAGTCACAGACACCAAATCGAGCCATTGCTTTTAATCCTAAGTGAACCAAAGGTCTGAAAGtagaaattagaaaaaattcaGAATCAATTGTTCAAATCAGTGGTTTACaaaaaatactgtggaatcatcaatGTTCGTGGGGGACCAATATTTGTGGCTTTCATGGGTAACATTTGCCCGCGAATCTACCGGTATATCCCCACTAACCTGCAAACaagcatttttttaacatttatttaagaCTATTTCGATTAcactaccaacgaaattacgtccccaagaaacaggaaaattttggctacccacgAACATAGACCTCCATGACTAAAAATGAATCAACAGTATATTGTTAGCTACATTTCACATTCGTTTTACACAATATGTTCAATTAGTTTGGGCGTGTGATGGTTTTTTCCCATATATATCAAACAGACTGATCATttcatcaaaaattaaaaatcaagaatACACAGGACTTATTATATTGGATAAAAATAAGAGTATGCAAATTCCACCCCGATATTGAAACTGAATGAGATCTGATGAAAAACATATTATCTCTCTATTTCCAACTCACCGTTTGGCTGTTGCCTTTTCTAAGTTGATAATGTTGAAATCCCATGAGGGTTCTAGTTCTAGTATTTCTAATACTTCTGGTTGCATCTGTGATAGCAAATTGTTGGGAATGTGGATATGGTGACCAGacactgaaaataaaaactcaaTGTTAAAAAGTCACGATAGTACATTATTCTATGACAGAGGTATTATAGTAAGTTGGCATTATTACATAACTAAACAAGAACCCATTCGTACCAGGTTTACTGTGGGACACACTGCTGCTCTCTTGAGAACTAGTTATGAGTTGTCGTTTTACATTTTgctgaaagaaaacaaaaatacatgtacatgtgtataaaacaATAGTTTCTTTTTCCTTGTTGCCATAGCAATCTTTGATAAACTCATTTATGACAAGATTTGAATATTACCAGTTCTTCTCAGTAGCAAGTAAACtcatatttaatcaaattttattgatgcaaaTTCGTCTTGGTAGGGAGTGAACTCACCGAAACCAGCCCGCCCACAAGGTCAGAGGTCATCGTGTCCCCCTCTTTCATTGGTTGTACAAAGTGTGGCGAGTACAATTGACTGGTTCGTAATATCTCTAGGACTTTGTCCAGCGCCTGAACCACTGTGATGGGGCTGTTTTCCTGTGCTGCATTTATGATGTTAATAACCTGGGAATAATTTAAACcacaaataaatttaatgaatgaaCTAGATAAATTGTTGACCTAGTTAGGAACTGGATGGATAGAAACAGCAGGAGGATAGAGTATATACCTTGGTTATGGGGGCTTCTACAGTCATGGAATGAATCTTGGCTAGAGACTCTCTCCTTCTAGGATATCCATGGGCCACCCCACCTACAATCAGATATAATCGCAATGTACAACGCAAAGCTTAATATATCatacatatacacatgtacataaacatgtatatacattcatTTGTTTATGAAGATACATGTTCTATAGAAATCTCTAAGAGATCATGAGTAAAGGTGTTAGAAGAAAAGAGATATTACACGTAGTCCTAAATAAACAAGATATTCTATATTCTCATTGGTTCATAATTAACCATTTACTTGTACAATATTTCCTGCGATGAGGAAACTAAGAATACTATGTATGCCAAAAGATTGTTATCTATATATCCCCAAATTTGTTCATGTTTAAATAAACTTAATCTAAATGACAAAACATTTCATCATTATGCTGTTTTTTATTGTAGTCTACAAAAGCTAAATTTTCTATAACCTTTTAAGTTTTCCCCCTTCCTTACTTTTGAGAACAAGACAATGAATGTACAGTCCATTAACATAGCATTGATTTATAGCTGTTTTTATGAGTTGGTTTATGTCATTACTGTATAGTCAGTTGGATCTATTAAACTGCAAGCTTATCAAAAGACTGAAGGAATTAATACAAGGTAAATGAAGGAATGAGAAGCCACTACAGGAGGTATAAGAATTAATTGTCAAGTTGATAAGACTGATGTACAACACACAGTACAGGAGGATCTGTATGATCAGCATTAGTCttactatatatatacacaagtGTAAGTCAGGCTGTCATAATAGGATTCAGTATCAAATGCATCAGGAGTTTACAGTGGTCACAAACATCAGGTCATACAATATCCTAGACAACAGCTTCTACATTGCAAAACTGGCATAAAAATGAGCAGGCATGCATTCACTGTTGTTGtcaaaaattaacttttataatttcaaatgtgGCAACTGAAGAAggcttttgaaaattaattatttttttaaaaatataatttgttattattgaccaacttcaaaaataaattcaacaaAGGCTACAGCTTTATATGGAAATAGCCTACTTgcattaaacttttattttgaaaaaaaaaaaaatgtttcaagtGTCAAGTGGTGGAAGTTTGTAGAATATGATAGGCACTCAGTgcaaaaaaatgtcaaatgaaGCACAGAAATTAGTAAGTGTGTTGAAACTGCAATCATTCTATGGTTGATCACTCACTAGATCTCCGTCGGAAACTGACCGGTAACCCCAACTTGACTGTAACCAACAACGAaaccaatcaaaatcaaagtacagtGCGGTCATGGTAACATCAAATATTCCATCAACCAGTTCTCCTGGTCTCTATCACAATGCTTATCTACCTTTACAATTGTCTAACACGTATGATGGAATGTTACAACATACAGATCTACTGACAACATTTACAGACTTTTGGTGGCGTACTTTTGACAGGGACAACTGATTCTGCACTCACCATTGGCTAGGTTGTACTCGGCTTCCTTTATCCTATCGCTGTATGAGGTATCTGGGGTTGTCTTTTGTACAGAAACAATGTGGGAAAGTTTCCTGTAAAAGTATAACACCTGTCATTCTATTCACATACATCCACATCTTCTCCTTCCTATCGAAATTTGGTGCcatttgtatattatttttgttaaattgagttttataatcatttgctgttataaagtttaatatttgagaaactaaaatataatgaaaaatatacagcCAGGAGTGTCCTTCAATAAATGATATCAACTCACCCTCCTGGTCCAAGT containing:
- the LOC105347718 gene encoding high affinity cAMP-specific and IBMX-insensitive 3',5'-cyclic phosphodiesterase 8B isoform X5, whose translation is MFASYNFNRSAIYGIKIGPVLYNSSYFPFGNTDRKNALMCNNTENEVTFGPMKLKQKNLSILLVFAKEDAQSDGFWWAADKMGYKCFIAHNAEGALECYLDKHHDVVIIDHRNNKSFDPEALCRSMRATKSSDHTVIVAVTKRIAPEKDEPSVLSLLKAGFNKRIPENHNVNSCINELLCLEYGEVRSQLKLRACSAVFSALDNISEAVQICNEDNQIQYVNPAYERLTGYSADEVIGKDATEMAKADRNKTDLHDTINNQLKKGKFWEGTYHTRRKSSDVGISTHCVFSPILGPGGKLSHIVSVQKTTPDTSYSDRIKEAEYNLANVKLGLPVSFRRRSSGVAHGYPRRRESLAKIHSMTVEAPITKVINIINAAQENSPITVVQALDKVLEILRTSQLYSPHFVQPMKEGDTMTSDLVGGLVSQNVKRQLITSSQESSSVSHSKPVSGHHIHIPNNLLSQMQPEVLEILELEPSWDFNIINLEKATAKRPLVHLGLKAMARFGVCDFLRVDEMTVMNWLNLIEANYHSTNSYHNSTHAADVLHATAFFLTRERNQAVLDQMDQVACLIAAIIHDVDHPGYTNAFLINEKNPLALMYNDQAVLENHHAALGFQLSWKDNSVNIFKNLTRDEYTPLRETIIDMVLATEMKQHFEHLNKFVSCVNKSTLKLEETSSMSGTGSPDSMAIINQLSTPENRSLIKRMLIKCADVSNPCRTTEMCIEWAKRIAEEYFIQTDEEKRRNLPVVMPAFDRKTCSIPKSQTSFIDFFINDMFDAWDYFCDIPDLMAHLQENYRYWKEKSEDEAS